A single genomic interval of Antechinus flavipes isolate AdamAnt ecotype Samford, QLD, Australia chromosome 1, AdamAnt_v2, whole genome shotgun sequence harbors:
- the NMRAL1 gene encoding nmrA-like family domain-containing protein 1, which yields MADKKLVVVFGATGAQGGSVARTLLEDGTFKVRVVTRNPKQKAAEYLRNQGAEVVRGDQDDEKSLEPALAGAHAAFIVTNYWENLNQEQEIKQGKLLADLSKRLGLNYVIYSGLENVKKLTGGQLIVRHFDGKGEVEEYFRALGVPMISVRLPCYFENLLTYFLPQKAPDGKGYLLNLPMGDVPMDGMAVADLGPVVLSLLKSPEEYVGRNIGLSTCKHTATEYASFLSKYTGKTVQDAKTSPEDYEKLGFPGAQDLANMFRFYTMNPDRDVELTLKLNPKARTLEQWLDQHKDAFADL from the exons ATGGCAGATAAGAAACTAGTAGTGGTTTTTGGAGCAACTG GTGCCCAGGGTGGTTCAGTTGCCAGGACTCTCCTGGAAGATGGGACATTCAAAGTTCGTGTGGTGACTCGAAATCCTAAGCAGAAAGCCGCAGAATACCTGAGAAATCAAGGTGCAGAGGTGGTCCGAGGAGATCAAGATGATGAGAAGAGCCTGGAGCCAGCCCTGGCAGGGGCCCATGCAGCTTTTATTGTGACCAACTATTGGGAGAATCTCAACCAGGAGCAGGAGATTAAGCAG GGTAAACTCCTGGCTGATCTGTCCAAACGTCTGGGCTTGAATTATGTGATCTACAGTGGACTGGAGAATGTGAAGAAACTGACAGGTGGCCAGCTGATAGTCAGACACTTTGATGGCAAAGGGGAGGTTGAGGAATACTTCCGGGCCTTGGGAGTACCAATGATTAGTGTCCGGCTGCCTTGCTACTTTGAAAACCTTCTCACCTACTTCCTACCCCAGAAGGCTCCGGATGGAAAGGGTTACTTGCTGA ATTTGCCCATGGGTGACGTCCCAATGGATGGAATGGCAGTGGCCGACCTGGGTCCCGTGGTGCTGAGCTTGCTGAAGTCCCCAGAAGAGTACGTGGGCCGCAACATTGGGCTTAGCACCTGCAAGCACACGGCCACGGAGTACGCCTCCTTTCTCTCTAAATACACTGGGAAGACTGTGCAGGATGCCAAG ACCTCACCAGAGGATTATGAGAAACTTGGCTTTCCTGGGGCACAGGACCTGGCCAACATGTTCCGCTTCTACACGATGAATCCAGACCGAGATGTGGAGCTGACCCTGAAACTCAACCCCAAGGCCAGAACTCTGGAACAGTGGTTAGACCAGCACAAAGATGCTTTTGCAGACCTATGA